A single region of the Halorussus gelatinilyticus genome encodes:
- the gatB gene encoding Asp-tRNA(Asn)/Glu-tRNA(Gln) amidotransferase subunit GatB, which produces MTAQAVQQEDLAVVIGLEVHVQLETDTKIFCGCSTDVADADPNTHTCPVCLGLPGALPVLNEAAVESAVKVGKAIDADIPEETTFHRKNYFYPDLPKGFQITQYDAPVCRDGELDVEVDGERRTVGIQRAHLEEDPGSLQHEGGSIDRADYTLVNYNRAGVPLMEIVTDPDFRGAEEVRAFLAKLEEVLEYLGVFDSQRDGSLRIDANLSVVPADEVGEDGEISDEALEDANRTEVKNISSHKGAEKALSYEATRQKNSVKRGREIEQETRHWDEGRGVTVSMRSKEEEKDYRYFREADLPPLQVSDWKQKLDIPELPDARRERFRDEYGLSEEAASKLTSTKQVADFYEDVAGEYDPDLAATWVADNLLGELNYRDMAITDVEGRLDEFMRLIELVADDEITTKNAEEVVLREMLDEGEDPETVIDREGLGKADEGAVEGAVEEAIEENPDAVEDYHAGEGGALNFLVGQVMQKTGGSADPGSVNQLLRERLDE; this is translated from the coding sequence ATGACTGCACAGGCTGTCCAACAGGAGGACCTCGCGGTCGTCATCGGACTTGAGGTCCACGTTCAACTGGAGACGGACACGAAGATCTTCTGTGGCTGTTCGACCGACGTCGCCGACGCCGATCCGAACACCCACACCTGCCCGGTGTGTCTCGGCCTGCCGGGCGCGCTCCCGGTGCTGAACGAGGCCGCCGTCGAGTCGGCGGTCAAGGTGGGGAAAGCCATCGACGCCGACATCCCCGAGGAGACGACGTTCCACCGGAAGAACTACTTCTACCCCGACCTGCCGAAGGGGTTCCAGATCACCCAGTACGACGCGCCGGTCTGTCGGGACGGCGAACTCGACGTCGAAGTGGACGGCGAGCGCCGGACGGTCGGCATCCAGCGCGCCCACCTCGAAGAGGACCCCGGCAGCCTCCAGCACGAGGGCGGGAGCATCGACCGCGCCGACTACACGCTGGTCAACTACAACCGCGCCGGAGTGCCGCTGATGGAGATAGTTACCGACCCCGACTTCCGCGGCGCGGAGGAAGTCCGGGCGTTCCTCGCGAAACTGGAGGAAGTGCTGGAGTACCTCGGCGTGTTCGACAGCCAGCGCGACGGCAGCCTCCGCATCGACGCCAACCTCAGCGTGGTCCCCGCCGACGAGGTGGGCGAGGACGGAGAAATCAGCGACGAGGCGCTCGAAGACGCCAACCGGACCGAGGTCAAGAACATCTCCAGCCACAAGGGCGCGGAGAAGGCGCTGTCCTACGAGGCGACCCGCCAGAAGAACTCGGTCAAGCGCGGCCGGGAGATAGAGCAGGAGACCCGCCACTGGGACGAGGGCCGCGGCGTCACCGTCTCGATGCGCTCGAAGGAAGAAGAGAAGGACTACCGCTACTTCCGGGAGGCCGACCTGCCGCCGCTTCAGGTCAGCGACTGGAAGCAGAAGCTCGACATTCCGGAGTTGCCGGACGCCCGCCGCGAGCGGTTCCGCGACGAGTACGGCCTGAGCGAGGAGGCGGCCTCGAAACTCACCTCCACGAAGCAGGTCGCGGACTTCTACGAGGACGTGGCCGGCGAGTACGACCCCGACCTCGCGGCGACGTGGGTCGCCGACAACCTGTTGGGCGAACTTAACTACCGCGACATGGCGATTACCGACGTGGAAGGTCGCCTCGACGAGTTCATGCGTCTCATCGAGTTGGTGGCCGACGACGAGATCACGACCAAGAACGCCGAGGAGGTCGTCCTCCGCGAGATGCTGGACGAAGGCGAGGACCCCGAGACGGTCATCGACCGCGAGGGTCTCGGCAAGGCCGACGAGGGTGCCGTCGAAGGCGCAGTCGAAGAAGCCATCGAGGAGAACCCCGACGCGGTCGAGGACTACCACGCCGGAGAGGGCGGCGCGCTCAACTTCCTCGTCGGGCAGGTCATGCAGAAGACCGGCGGGAGCGCCGACCCCGGTTCGGTGAACCAGTTGCTCCGCGAGCGACTGGACGAGTAA
- a CDS encoding lytic transglycosylase domain-containing protein — protein MHSRRDMLKRIGATGATAVAVAGLTGSAAAAPGSIPSNYLTEYRATGDAYGIDWTYLAGVGWVETQHGQYEAGCDTSSAGAKGPMQFMPSTWDAYGVDGDGDGYADICNYEGAIPSAANYLTSSGAPENWDDALYAYNHSWSYVSDVKDAAAYYRDAYGGGGGGTGFSQGDRVTPTVNLNTRKRPGTESTVVATVSPDEVGEIVNGPTTEDGYTWWGMHWLDRDVWGWSVETYLDSA, from the coding sequence ATGCACTCACGACGCGACATGCTCAAGCGAATCGGCGCGACGGGCGCGACGGCGGTCGCCGTCGCGGGACTGACCGGTTCCGCGGCCGCGGCACCCGGTTCCATCCCGTCGAACTATCTCACCGAGTACCGTGCGACGGGCGACGCCTACGGTATCGACTGGACGTATCTGGCAGGCGTCGGCTGGGTCGAGACCCAGCACGGCCAGTACGAGGCGGGCTGTGACACCTCGTCGGCGGGTGCGAAGGGGCCCATGCAGTTCATGCCCTCGACGTGGGACGCCTACGGCGTGGACGGCGACGGTGACGGCTACGCCGACATCTGCAACTACGAGGGTGCCATCCCGTCGGCGGCGAACTACCTCACCTCCTCGGGCGCGCCCGAGAACTGGGACGACGCGCTCTACGCCTACAACCACAGTTGGTCCTACGTCAGCGACGTGAAGGACGCCGCGGCGTACTACCGCGACGCCTACGGCGGCGGAGGCGGCGGCACCGGCTTCAGCCAGGGCGACCGCGTGACTCCGACGGTGAACCTGAACACGCGCAAACGGCCCGGCACCGAATCGACGGTCGTCGCCACCGTCTCGCCCGACGAGGTCGGCGAAATCGTCAACGGCCCGACCACCGAGGACGGCTACACGTGGTGGGGCATGCACTGGCTCGACCGCGACGTGTGGGGCTGGTCGGTCGAGACGTACCTCGATTCCGCCTGA